One segment of Fibrobacter sp. UWB10 DNA contains the following:
- a CDS encoding sigma-54 dependent transcriptional regulator, with protein sequence MTTEAEEIERLKAEIRELRNIIDEKPGKMVGNSGEMREVYKQIKKCAKNDAQVLIYGNDGTGKELTAHTIAELSARKEQPFVVMGCANLSEGFGNPANTFESELFGYERGAFIGANSRHLGKAEVANGGTLFLDDVSALSPKNQEILLRFMQDQSFYRQGGNIRLHSDVRLIAASSKNLESLMQQKLFREDLFYRLNIVQISLPDLAQRKSDILLLAEHFISQVNLKYGTHVVRLSTPAIDMLMSYHWPGNVQELENCIERAALATSDDCIHSHNLPPTLQTDESARKPMLPNQIAPLSTLMDTYEKEILSEALKRNGGNMSAAARDLSISPRVMHYKVHRLKINISG encoded by the coding sequence ATGACGACGGAAGCCGAAGAAATAGAGAGACTGAAAGCGGAGATCCGCGAGCTGCGTAATATCATCGACGAGAAGCCGGGCAAAATGGTCGGCAACAGCGGTGAAATGCGCGAGGTCTATAAGCAAATAAAGAAGTGCGCCAAGAACGACGCACAGGTGCTTATCTATGGCAATGACGGCACTGGCAAGGAACTCACCGCCCACACCATCGCAGAACTTTCTGCACGCAAAGAACAGCCCTTTGTCGTCATGGGTTGTGCGAACTTGAGCGAGGGTTTCGGCAACCCGGCGAACACATTCGAAAGCGAACTTTTCGGCTACGAACGCGGCGCATTCATTGGCGCAAACAGCCGCCACTTGGGCAAAGCCGAAGTGGCAAACGGTGGCACGCTCTTTCTGGACGACGTCTCGGCACTCAGCCCGAAGAACCAAGAAATTCTTCTGCGGTTTATGCAGGACCAGAGCTTTTACCGCCAAGGCGGCAACATCCGCCTACATAGCGATGTGCGCCTGATTGCGGCATCCAGCAAGAATCTCGAAAGCCTGATGCAGCAAAAACTTTTCCGCGAAGACTTATTCTACCGCCTGAACATCGTACAAATCTCGCTCCCCGATTTGGCGCAGCGCAAGAGCGACATCTTGCTTTTGGCGGAGCATTTTATTTCGCAAGTGAACCTGAAGTACGGCACGCACGTGGTGCGCCTCTCGACGCCCGCCATCGACATGCTCATGAGTTACCACTGGCCAGGCAATGTGCAAGAGCTTGAAAACTGCATCGAGCGCGCAGCCCTCGCCACCAGCGACGACTGCATTCATTCGCACAACTTGCCGCCCACCTTGCAGACCGATGAATCGGCCCGCAAGCCCATGCTCCCAAATCAAATTGCACCGCTGTCGACGCTCATGGATACCTACGAAAAAGAAATTCTGAGCGAAGCGCTAAAAAGAAACGGCGGCAACATGTCTGCTGCCGCACGCGATTTAAGTATTTCGCCGAGAGTCATGCACTACAAAGTGCATCGGCTGAAGATTAATATATCGGGCTAG